In Dermochelys coriacea isolate rDerCor1 chromosome 10, rDerCor1.pri.v4, whole genome shotgun sequence, one DNA window encodes the following:
- the CLPX gene encoding ATP-dependent Clp protease ATP-binding subunit clpX-like, mitochondrial isoform X1, which translates to MIRTQEIGKRGSRYTIYWHFRFLLINGITCGRTCLAVLGRIGTFETRSLRRIPFRSFSETPAYFASKDGTSKDGSGDGNKKSVSEGGSKKSSSGSSGKGGNQLRCPKCGDLCTHVETFVSSTRFVKCEKCHHFFVVLSEADSKKSIIKEPESAAEAVKLAFQQKPPPPPKKIYNYLDKYVVGQCFAKKVLSVAVYNHYKRIYNNIPANLRQQAEVEKQTSLTPRELEIRRREDEYRFTKLLQIAGISPHGNALGASMQQQVNQQMPQEKRGGEVLDSTHDDIKLEKSNILLLGPTGSGKTLLAQTLAKCLDVPFAICDCTTLTQAGYVGEDIESVIAKLLQDANYSVEKAQQGIVFLDEVDKIGSVPGIHQLRDVGGEGVQQGLLKLLEGTIVNVPEKNSRKLRGETVQVDTTNVLFVASGAFNGLDRIISRRKNEKYLGFGTPSNLGKGRRAAAAADLANISGESNTQQDSEEKDRLLRHVEARDLIEFGMIPEFVGRLPVVVPLHSLDEKTLVRILTEPRNAVVPQYQALFSMDKCELTVTEDALKAIARLALDRKTGARGLRSIMEKLLLEPMFEVPNSDIVCVEVDKEVVDGKKEPGYIRAPTKDTSEEEYDSGVEEEGWPRQADAANN; encoded by the exons ATGATAAGGACTCAGGAAATTGGGAAAAGGGGGTCTCGATACACGATATATTGGCATTTCAGATTTCTTCTGATAAATG GTATTACTTGTGGTCGTACTTGTCTCGCTGTTTTAGGAAGAATTGGGACTTTTGAAACTCGGTCTCTAAGAAGGATTCCTTTTAGAAGTTTTTCAGAAACACCAGCATACTTTGCTTCAAAAGATGGCACAAGCAAGGACGGTTCTGGCGATGGCAATAAG AAATCTGTCAGTGAGGGAGGCAGTAAAAAGTCTAGTTCTGGAAgctcagggaaaggaggaaaccagCTGCGGTGCCCAAAGTGTGGTGACCTGTGCACACATGTAGAGACCTTTGTGT cttccACCCGTTTTGTGAAGTGTGAAAAATGTCACCATTTTTTTGTTGTGCTGTCAGAGGCAGACTCAAAGAAGAGCATCATTAAAGAGCCTGAATCAGCAGCAGAAGCTGTGAAATTGGCATTCCAACAAAAGCCACCTCCTCCACCGAAAAAA atttACAACTACCTCGACAAGTATGTTGTTGGTCAGTGTTTTGCTAAGAAGGTGCTTTCAGTCGCTGTGTACAATCATTACAAAAGAATATACAACAATATCCCAGCTAATCTGAGACAGCAAGCAGAAGTTGAAAAGCAGACTTCTTTAACACCAAGAG AATTAGAAATAAGAAGACGGGAGGATGAGTACAGATTTACAA AACTTCTGCAGATTGCTGGAATAAGTCCCCATGGTAATGCTTTAGGAGCATCAATGCAGCAACAAGTGAACCAGCAGATGCCTCAGGAGAAACGAGGAGGTGAAGTACTAGATTCAACCCATGACGACATAAAGCTtgaaaaaagtaatattttgcTGCTTGGACCAACTGGGTCAG gTAAAACCCTGCTGGCTCAGACTCTAGCTAAATGCCTTGATGTACCTTTTGCTATCTGTGATTGTACTACCTTGACTCAAGCTGGCTATGTAGGTGAAGATATTGAATCTGTTATTGCAAAACTACTGCAAGATGCCAACTACAGTGTTGAAAAAGCTCAACAAG GAATTGTTTTTCTGGATGAAGTAGATAAGATTGGCAGTGTGCCAGGCATTCATCAGTTACGGGATGTAGGAGGAGAAGGTGTCCAACAA GGCTTGTTAAAGTTACTAGAAGGTACAATAGTAAATGTTCCAGAAAAAAATTCCCGTAAGTTACGTGGAGAAACGGTGCAAGTTGATACAACAAACGTCCTCTTTGTAGCTTCTGGTGCCTTTAATGGTCTTGACAGAatcatcagcaggaggaaaaatgaaAAG TATCTTGGTTTTGGCACGCCATCTAATTTGGGGAAAGGCAGaagggctgctgcagcagctgaccTCGCTAACATAAGTGGGGAGTCCAATACACAGCAAGATAGTGAAGAAAAAGATCGCTTGTTGCGGCACGTGGAAGCCAGAGATCTTATTGAATTTGGCATGATTCCAGAGTTTGTGGGACGTTTACCTGTGGTGGTTCCGCTGCATAGCCTGGATGAGAAAACACTTGTACGGATTCTTACTGAGCCACGAAATGCTGTGGTTCCTCAATACCAGGCATTATTCAGCATGGACAAG TGTGAATTGACTGTTACTGAGGATGCATTGAAGGCTATAGCCAGACTGGCGCTAGACAGAAAGACTGGTGCAAGAGGTCTTCGATCTATAATG GAAAAGTTATTGCTGGAACCCATGTTTGAAGTACCCAATTCTGACATTGTATGTGTGGAGGTTGACAAAGAAGTTGTGGATGGCAAAAAAGAACCAGGATACATTAG ggCTCCGACTAAAGATACTTCTGAAGAAGAGTATGACTCAGGAGTTGAAGAGGAAGGCTGGCCTCGTCAAGCAGATGCTGCAAACAATTAA
- the CLPX gene encoding ATP-dependent Clp protease ATP-binding subunit clpX-like, mitochondrial isoform X4 — MAACNTCAAAARLLGSSLPSAHRGITCGRTCLAVLGRIGTFETRSLRRIPFRSFSETPAYFASKDGTSKDGSGDGNKKSVSEGGSKKSSSGSSGKGGNQLRCPKCGDLCTHVETFVSSTRFVKCEKCHHFFVVLSEADSKKSIIKEPESAAEAVKLAFQQKPPPPPKKIYNYLDKYVVGQCFAKKVLSVAVYNHYKRIYNNIPANLRQQAEVEKQTSLTPRELLQIAGISPHGNALGASMQQQVNQQMPQEKRGGEVLDSTHDDIKLEKSNILLLGPTGSGKTLLAQTLAKCLDVPFAICDCTTLTQAGYVGEDIESVIAKLLQDANYSVEKAQQGIVFLDEVDKIGSVPGIHQLRDVGGEGVQQGLLKLLEGTIVNVPEKNSRKLRGETVQVDTTNVLFVASGAFNGLDRIISRRKNEKYLGFGTPSNLGKGRRAAAAADLANISGESNTQQDSEEKDRLLRHVEARDLIEFGMIPEFVGRLPVVVPLHSLDEKTLVRILTEPRNAVVPQYQALFSMDKCELTVTEDALKAIARLALDRKTGARGLRSIMEKLLLEPMFEVPNSDIVCVEVDKEVVDGKKEPGYIRAPTKDTSEEEYDSGVEEEGWPRQADAANN, encoded by the exons ATGGCCGCCTGTAACACCTGCGCTGCTGCCGCGCGGCTGCTCGGCTCCTCACTGCCTTCCGCGCACAGAG GTATTACTTGTGGTCGTACTTGTCTCGCTGTTTTAGGAAGAATTGGGACTTTTGAAACTCGGTCTCTAAGAAGGATTCCTTTTAGAAGTTTTTCAGAAACACCAGCATACTTTGCTTCAAAAGATGGCACAAGCAAGGACGGTTCTGGCGATGGCAATAAG AAATCTGTCAGTGAGGGAGGCAGTAAAAAGTCTAGTTCTGGAAgctcagggaaaggaggaaaccagCTGCGGTGCCCAAAGTGTGGTGACCTGTGCACACATGTAGAGACCTTTGTGT cttccACCCGTTTTGTGAAGTGTGAAAAATGTCACCATTTTTTTGTTGTGCTGTCAGAGGCAGACTCAAAGAAGAGCATCATTAAAGAGCCTGAATCAGCAGCAGAAGCTGTGAAATTGGCATTCCAACAAAAGCCACCTCCTCCACCGAAAAAA atttACAACTACCTCGACAAGTATGTTGTTGGTCAGTGTTTTGCTAAGAAGGTGCTTTCAGTCGCTGTGTACAATCATTACAAAAGAATATACAACAATATCCCAGCTAATCTGAGACAGCAAGCAGAAGTTGAAAAGCAGACTTCTTTAACACCAAGAG AACTTCTGCAGATTGCTGGAATAAGTCCCCATGGTAATGCTTTAGGAGCATCAATGCAGCAACAAGTGAACCAGCAGATGCCTCAGGAGAAACGAGGAGGTGAAGTACTAGATTCAACCCATGACGACATAAAGCTtgaaaaaagtaatattttgcTGCTTGGACCAACTGGGTCAG gTAAAACCCTGCTGGCTCAGACTCTAGCTAAATGCCTTGATGTACCTTTTGCTATCTGTGATTGTACTACCTTGACTCAAGCTGGCTATGTAGGTGAAGATATTGAATCTGTTATTGCAAAACTACTGCAAGATGCCAACTACAGTGTTGAAAAAGCTCAACAAG GAATTGTTTTTCTGGATGAAGTAGATAAGATTGGCAGTGTGCCAGGCATTCATCAGTTACGGGATGTAGGAGGAGAAGGTGTCCAACAA GGCTTGTTAAAGTTACTAGAAGGTACAATAGTAAATGTTCCAGAAAAAAATTCCCGTAAGTTACGTGGAGAAACGGTGCAAGTTGATACAACAAACGTCCTCTTTGTAGCTTCTGGTGCCTTTAATGGTCTTGACAGAatcatcagcaggaggaaaaatgaaAAG TATCTTGGTTTTGGCACGCCATCTAATTTGGGGAAAGGCAGaagggctgctgcagcagctgaccTCGCTAACATAAGTGGGGAGTCCAATACACAGCAAGATAGTGAAGAAAAAGATCGCTTGTTGCGGCACGTGGAAGCCAGAGATCTTATTGAATTTGGCATGATTCCAGAGTTTGTGGGACGTTTACCTGTGGTGGTTCCGCTGCATAGCCTGGATGAGAAAACACTTGTACGGATTCTTACTGAGCCACGAAATGCTGTGGTTCCTCAATACCAGGCATTATTCAGCATGGACAAG TGTGAATTGACTGTTACTGAGGATGCATTGAAGGCTATAGCCAGACTGGCGCTAGACAGAAAGACTGGTGCAAGAGGTCTTCGATCTATAATG GAAAAGTTATTGCTGGAACCCATGTTTGAAGTACCCAATTCTGACATTGTATGTGTGGAGGTTGACAAAGAAGTTGTGGATGGCAAAAAAGAACCAGGATACATTAG ggCTCCGACTAAAGATACTTCTGAAGAAGAGTATGACTCAGGAGTTGAAGAGGAAGGCTGGCCTCGTCAAGCAGATGCTGCAAACAATTAA
- the CLPX gene encoding ATP-dependent Clp protease ATP-binding subunit clpX-like, mitochondrial isoform X2, with translation MAACNTCAAAARLLGSSLPSAHRGITCGRTCLAVLGRIGTFETRSLRRIPFRSFSETPAYFASKDGTSKDGSGDGNKKSVSEGGSKKSSSGSSGKGGNQLRCPKCGDLCTHVETFVSSTRFVKCEKCHHFFVVLSEADSKKSIIKEPESAAEAVKLAFQQKPPPPPKKIYNYLDKYVVGQCFAKKVLSVAVYNHYKRIYNNIPANLRQQAEVEKQTSLTPRELEIRRREDEYRFTKLLQIAGISPHGNALGASMQQQVNQQMPQEKRGGEVLDSTHDDIKLEKSNILLLGPTGSGKTLLAQTLAKCLDVPFAICDCTTLTQAGYVGEDIESVIAKLLQDANYSVEKAQQGIVFLDEVDKIGSVPGIHQLRDVGGEGVQQGLLKLLEGTIVNVPEKNSRKLRGETVQVDTTNVLFVASGAFNGLDRIISRRKNEKYLGFGTPSNLGKGRRAAAAADLANISGESNTQQDSEEKDRLLRHVEARDLIEFGMIPEFVGRLPVVVPLHSLDEKTLVRILTEPRNAVVPQYQALFSMDKCELTVTEDALKAIARLALDRKTGARGLRSIMEKLLLEPMFEVPNSDIVCVEVDKEVVDGKKEPGYIRAPTKDTSEEEYDSGVEEEGWPRQADAANN, from the exons ATGGCCGCCTGTAACACCTGCGCTGCTGCCGCGCGGCTGCTCGGCTCCTCACTGCCTTCCGCGCACAGAG GTATTACTTGTGGTCGTACTTGTCTCGCTGTTTTAGGAAGAATTGGGACTTTTGAAACTCGGTCTCTAAGAAGGATTCCTTTTAGAAGTTTTTCAGAAACACCAGCATACTTTGCTTCAAAAGATGGCACAAGCAAGGACGGTTCTGGCGATGGCAATAAG AAATCTGTCAGTGAGGGAGGCAGTAAAAAGTCTAGTTCTGGAAgctcagggaaaggaggaaaccagCTGCGGTGCCCAAAGTGTGGTGACCTGTGCACACATGTAGAGACCTTTGTGT cttccACCCGTTTTGTGAAGTGTGAAAAATGTCACCATTTTTTTGTTGTGCTGTCAGAGGCAGACTCAAAGAAGAGCATCATTAAAGAGCCTGAATCAGCAGCAGAAGCTGTGAAATTGGCATTCCAACAAAAGCCACCTCCTCCACCGAAAAAA atttACAACTACCTCGACAAGTATGTTGTTGGTCAGTGTTTTGCTAAGAAGGTGCTTTCAGTCGCTGTGTACAATCATTACAAAAGAATATACAACAATATCCCAGCTAATCTGAGACAGCAAGCAGAAGTTGAAAAGCAGACTTCTTTAACACCAAGAG AATTAGAAATAAGAAGACGGGAGGATGAGTACAGATTTACAA AACTTCTGCAGATTGCTGGAATAAGTCCCCATGGTAATGCTTTAGGAGCATCAATGCAGCAACAAGTGAACCAGCAGATGCCTCAGGAGAAACGAGGAGGTGAAGTACTAGATTCAACCCATGACGACATAAAGCTtgaaaaaagtaatattttgcTGCTTGGACCAACTGGGTCAG gTAAAACCCTGCTGGCTCAGACTCTAGCTAAATGCCTTGATGTACCTTTTGCTATCTGTGATTGTACTACCTTGACTCAAGCTGGCTATGTAGGTGAAGATATTGAATCTGTTATTGCAAAACTACTGCAAGATGCCAACTACAGTGTTGAAAAAGCTCAACAAG GAATTGTTTTTCTGGATGAAGTAGATAAGATTGGCAGTGTGCCAGGCATTCATCAGTTACGGGATGTAGGAGGAGAAGGTGTCCAACAA GGCTTGTTAAAGTTACTAGAAGGTACAATAGTAAATGTTCCAGAAAAAAATTCCCGTAAGTTACGTGGAGAAACGGTGCAAGTTGATACAACAAACGTCCTCTTTGTAGCTTCTGGTGCCTTTAATGGTCTTGACAGAatcatcagcaggaggaaaaatgaaAAG TATCTTGGTTTTGGCACGCCATCTAATTTGGGGAAAGGCAGaagggctgctgcagcagctgaccTCGCTAACATAAGTGGGGAGTCCAATACACAGCAAGATAGTGAAGAAAAAGATCGCTTGTTGCGGCACGTGGAAGCCAGAGATCTTATTGAATTTGGCATGATTCCAGAGTTTGTGGGACGTTTACCTGTGGTGGTTCCGCTGCATAGCCTGGATGAGAAAACACTTGTACGGATTCTTACTGAGCCACGAAATGCTGTGGTTCCTCAATACCAGGCATTATTCAGCATGGACAAG TGTGAATTGACTGTTACTGAGGATGCATTGAAGGCTATAGCCAGACTGGCGCTAGACAGAAAGACTGGTGCAAGAGGTCTTCGATCTATAATG GAAAAGTTATTGCTGGAACCCATGTTTGAAGTACCCAATTCTGACATTGTATGTGTGGAGGTTGACAAAGAAGTTGTGGATGGCAAAAAAGAACCAGGATACATTAG ggCTCCGACTAAAGATACTTCTGAAGAAGAGTATGACTCAGGAGTTGAAGAGGAAGGCTGGCCTCGTCAAGCAGATGCTGCAAACAATTAA
- the CLPX gene encoding ATP-dependent Clp protease ATP-binding subunit clpX-like, mitochondrial isoform X3: MIRTQEIGKRGSRYTIYWHFRFLLINGITCGRTCLAVLGRIGTFETRSLRRIPFRSFSETPAYFASKDGTSKDGSGDGNKKSVSEGGSKKSSSGSSGKGGNQLRCPKCGDLCTHVETFVSSTRFVKCEKCHHFFVVLSEADSKKSIIKEPESAAEAVKLAFQQKPPPPPKKIYNYLDKYVVGQCFAKKVLSVAVYNHYKRIYNNIPANLRQQAEVEKQTSLTPRELLQIAGISPHGNALGASMQQQVNQQMPQEKRGGEVLDSTHDDIKLEKSNILLLGPTGSGKTLLAQTLAKCLDVPFAICDCTTLTQAGYVGEDIESVIAKLLQDANYSVEKAQQGIVFLDEVDKIGSVPGIHQLRDVGGEGVQQGLLKLLEGTIVNVPEKNSRKLRGETVQVDTTNVLFVASGAFNGLDRIISRRKNEKYLGFGTPSNLGKGRRAAAAADLANISGESNTQQDSEEKDRLLRHVEARDLIEFGMIPEFVGRLPVVVPLHSLDEKTLVRILTEPRNAVVPQYQALFSMDKCELTVTEDALKAIARLALDRKTGARGLRSIMEKLLLEPMFEVPNSDIVCVEVDKEVVDGKKEPGYIRAPTKDTSEEEYDSGVEEEGWPRQADAANN; the protein is encoded by the exons ATGATAAGGACTCAGGAAATTGGGAAAAGGGGGTCTCGATACACGATATATTGGCATTTCAGATTTCTTCTGATAAATG GTATTACTTGTGGTCGTACTTGTCTCGCTGTTTTAGGAAGAATTGGGACTTTTGAAACTCGGTCTCTAAGAAGGATTCCTTTTAGAAGTTTTTCAGAAACACCAGCATACTTTGCTTCAAAAGATGGCACAAGCAAGGACGGTTCTGGCGATGGCAATAAG AAATCTGTCAGTGAGGGAGGCAGTAAAAAGTCTAGTTCTGGAAgctcagggaaaggaggaaaccagCTGCGGTGCCCAAAGTGTGGTGACCTGTGCACACATGTAGAGACCTTTGTGT cttccACCCGTTTTGTGAAGTGTGAAAAATGTCACCATTTTTTTGTTGTGCTGTCAGAGGCAGACTCAAAGAAGAGCATCATTAAAGAGCCTGAATCAGCAGCAGAAGCTGTGAAATTGGCATTCCAACAAAAGCCACCTCCTCCACCGAAAAAA atttACAACTACCTCGACAAGTATGTTGTTGGTCAGTGTTTTGCTAAGAAGGTGCTTTCAGTCGCTGTGTACAATCATTACAAAAGAATATACAACAATATCCCAGCTAATCTGAGACAGCAAGCAGAAGTTGAAAAGCAGACTTCTTTAACACCAAGAG AACTTCTGCAGATTGCTGGAATAAGTCCCCATGGTAATGCTTTAGGAGCATCAATGCAGCAACAAGTGAACCAGCAGATGCCTCAGGAGAAACGAGGAGGTGAAGTACTAGATTCAACCCATGACGACATAAAGCTtgaaaaaagtaatattttgcTGCTTGGACCAACTGGGTCAG gTAAAACCCTGCTGGCTCAGACTCTAGCTAAATGCCTTGATGTACCTTTTGCTATCTGTGATTGTACTACCTTGACTCAAGCTGGCTATGTAGGTGAAGATATTGAATCTGTTATTGCAAAACTACTGCAAGATGCCAACTACAGTGTTGAAAAAGCTCAACAAG GAATTGTTTTTCTGGATGAAGTAGATAAGATTGGCAGTGTGCCAGGCATTCATCAGTTACGGGATGTAGGAGGAGAAGGTGTCCAACAA GGCTTGTTAAAGTTACTAGAAGGTACAATAGTAAATGTTCCAGAAAAAAATTCCCGTAAGTTACGTGGAGAAACGGTGCAAGTTGATACAACAAACGTCCTCTTTGTAGCTTCTGGTGCCTTTAATGGTCTTGACAGAatcatcagcaggaggaaaaatgaaAAG TATCTTGGTTTTGGCACGCCATCTAATTTGGGGAAAGGCAGaagggctgctgcagcagctgaccTCGCTAACATAAGTGGGGAGTCCAATACACAGCAAGATAGTGAAGAAAAAGATCGCTTGTTGCGGCACGTGGAAGCCAGAGATCTTATTGAATTTGGCATGATTCCAGAGTTTGTGGGACGTTTACCTGTGGTGGTTCCGCTGCATAGCCTGGATGAGAAAACACTTGTACGGATTCTTACTGAGCCACGAAATGCTGTGGTTCCTCAATACCAGGCATTATTCAGCATGGACAAG TGTGAATTGACTGTTACTGAGGATGCATTGAAGGCTATAGCCAGACTGGCGCTAGACAGAAAGACTGGTGCAAGAGGTCTTCGATCTATAATG GAAAAGTTATTGCTGGAACCCATGTTTGAAGTACCCAATTCTGACATTGTATGTGTGGAGGTTGACAAAGAAGTTGTGGATGGCAAAAAAGAACCAGGATACATTAG ggCTCCGACTAAAGATACTTCTGAAGAAGAGTATGACTCAGGAGTTGAAGAGGAAGGCTGGCCTCGTCAAGCAGATGCTGCAAACAATTAA